Proteins encoded in a region of the Suricata suricatta isolate VVHF042 chromosome 10, meerkat_22Aug2017_6uvM2_HiC, whole genome shotgun sequence genome:
- the PHC1 gene encoding polyhomeotic-like protein 1 isoform X3, with protein sequence METESEQNSTSTNGSSSSGGSSRPQIAQMSLYERQAVQALQALQRQPNAAQYFHQFMLQQQLSNAQLHSLAAVQQATIAASRQASSPNSSSAPQQTTTTQASINLATTSAAQLISRSQSVSSPSATTLTQSVLLGNTTSPPLNQSQAQMYLRPQLGNLLQVNRTLGRNVPLASQLILMPNGAVAAVQQEVPSAPSPGVHADADQVQNLAVRNQQASAQGPQMQGSAQKAIPPGASPVSSLSQASSQALAVAQASSGASGQSLNLSQAGGGSGSSIPGSMGPGGGGQAPGGLGQLPSSGMGGGGTCPRKGTGVVQPLPTAQAVTVSQGSQTEAESAAAKKAEADGAGQQNVGMNLTRTATPAPSQTLISSATYTQIQPHSLIQQQQQIHLQQKQVVIQQQIAIHHQQQFQHRQSQLLHTATHLQLAQQQQQQQPPPPPPPPATTLTAPQPPQVPPTQQVPPSQSQQQAQTLVVQPMLQSSSLSLPPDPTPKPPIPIQSKLPVAPLKPPQLGAAKMSATQQPPPHIPVQVVGTRQPGSAQAQALGLAQLAAAVPTSRGVPGTGQPGQAHLASSPPSSQAPGALQECPPALASGMTLAPVQGTAHVVKGGAAATSPAVAPVPAAFYMQSVHLPSKPQTLAVKRKAESEEERDDVSTLGSMLPAKASPVAESPKAMEEKSSLGEKAEPVTGVNANTPSSDLVALAPAPSAPPPTLAMVSRQMGDSKPPQAIVKPQILTHIIEGFVIQEGAEPFPVGCSQLLKESEKPLQTSLPTGLNENQPGGPLGGDSPSVELDEKANLLKCEYCGKYAPAEQFRGSKRFCSMTCAKRYNVSCSHQFRLKRKKMKEFQEANYARVRRRGPRRSSSDIARAKIQGKRHRGQEDSSRGSDNSSYDEALSPTSPGPLSVRTGHGERDLGNPNTAPPTPELHGINPVFLSSNPSRWSVEEVYEFIASLQGCQEIAEEFRSQEIDGQALLLLKEEHLMSAMNIKLGPALKICAKINVLKET encoded by the exons ATGGAGACGGAGAGCGAGCAGAACTCCACCTCCACCAATGGGAGCTCCAGCTCTGGGGGTAGCTCTCGGCCCCAGATAGCCCAGATGTCGCTGTATGAACGGCAAGCAGTGCAG GCTCTGCAGGCCCTGCAGCGGCAGCCCAATGCTGCTCAGTACTTCCACCAGTTCATGCTGCAGCAGCAGCTCAGCAATGCCCAGCTGCATAGCCTGGCTGCCGTCCAGCAG GCCACAATTGCTGCCAGTCGGCAGGCTAGCTCGCCAAACAGCAGCAGCGCACCACAGCAGACCACCACCACCCAGGCCTCG ATCAATCTGGCCACCACGTCAGCCGCCCAGCTCATCAGCCGATCCCAGAGCGTGAGCTCTCCCAGTGCTACTACTTTGACCCAATCTGTGCTACTGGGGAACaccacctccccacctctcaaCCAGTCCCAGGCCCAGATGTATCTACGG CCACAGCTGGGAAACCTATTGCAGGTAAACCGGACCCTGGGCCGGAATGTGCCTCTAGCCTCCCAGCTCATCCTGATGCCTAACGGGGCGGTGGCTGCGGTCCAGCAGGAGGTGCCATCTGCTCCGTCTCCGGGAGTTCATGCAGATGCAGATCAG GTGCAGAATTTGGCAGTGAGGAACCAACAGGCCTCAGCCCAAGGACCCCAAATGCAAGGCTCTGCTCAGAAGGCCATTCCTCCTGGGGCCTCCCCTGTCTCTAGCCTCTCCCAGGCCTCTAGCCAGGCCCTAGCTGTGGCTCAGGCATCCTCTGGGGCCTCAGGCCAGTCCCTAAACCTCAGTCAAGCTGGTGGAGGCAGTGGAAGTAGCATCCCAGGGTCCATGGGTCCAGGTGGAGGTGGCCAGGCACCTGGGGGCTTGGGTCAGTTGCCTTCCTCAGGAATGGGTGGTGGTGGGACCTGTCCCAGGAAGGGCACAGGAGTGGTGCAGCCCTTGCCTACAGCCCAGGCAGTGACTGTGAGTCAGGGAAGCCAGACGGAAGCAGAAAGCGCGGCGGCCAAGAAGGCAGAAGCAGATGGGGCTGGTCAGCAGAATGTGGGCATGAACTTGACACGGACAGCTACACCTGCTCCCAGCCAGACCCTTATTAGCTCAG CCACCTACACGCAGATCCAGCCGCATTCCCTgattcagcagcagcagcagatccACCTCCAGCAGAAGCAGGTGGTGATCCAGCAGCAAATCGCCATCCACCACCAGCAGCAGTTCCAGCACCGCCAGTCGCAGCTCCTCCACACCGCCACACACCTCCAGctggcccagcagcagcagcagcagcagccaccgCCACCTCCGCCACCGCCAGCCACCACTCTCACTGCCCCTCAGCCACCGCAGGTCCCACCCACGCAGCAGGTCCCGCCTTCCCAGTCCCAGCAGCAAGCCCAGACCCTGGTGGTTCAGCCCATGCTTCAGTCTTCATCCTTGTCCCTCCCGCCTGACCCAACCCCCAAGCCCCCCATCCCCATCCAGTCCAAGCTGCCCGTGGCACCTCTCAAGCCTCCTCAGTTAGGGGCCGCCAAGATGTCAGCTACCCAGCAACCACCGCCCCACATCCCCGTGCAGGTCGTGGGCACCCGGCAGCCAGGGTCTGCCCAGGCGCAGGCCCTGGGGTTGGCACAGCTGGCGGCTGCTGTACCTACTTCCCGGGGGGTGCCCGGCACAGGGCAGCCTGGTCAGGCCCATTTGGCCTCCTCGCCACCGTCGTCCCAGGCTCCTGGTGCACTGCAAGAGTGCCCTCCCGCCTTGGCATCTGGAATGACCCTCGCTCCCGTGCAGGGGACAGCGCATGTGGTAAAGGGCGGGGCTGCCGCCACCTCACCTGCAGTAGCCCCGGTACCTGCTGCCTTCTACATGCAGTCTGTGCACCTGCCG AGCAAACCCCAGACATTGGCTGTCAAACGGAAGGCAGAatctgaggaggagagagacgaTGTCTCCACACTGGGTTCAATGCTTCCTGCCAAGGCATCTCCagtagcagagagcccaaaggcCATGGAGGAGAAAAGCAGTCTTGGAG AGAAAGCTGAACCGGTGACCGGTGTGAATGCTAATACTCCAAGCAGTGACCTAGTAGCCTTGGCTCCTGCCCCATCAGCACCCCCTCCCACACTAGCCATGGTGTCCAGACAAATGGGTGACTCAAAACCCCCACAGGCCATCGTGAAGCCCCAGATTCTCACCCACATCATCGAAGGCTTCGTTATCCAGGAAGGAGCCGAGCCTTTCCCG GTGGGCTGTTCTCAGCTACTGAAAGAGTCTGAGAAGCCGCTGCAGACCAGCCTCCCGACAGGCCTGAATGAGAATCAGCCAGGTGGCCCCTTGGGAGGGGACAGCCCATCTGTTG AGCTAGATGAGAAGGCCAATCTCCTGAAGTGTGAGTACTGCGGGAAGTATGCGCCCGCAGAGCAGTTTCGCGGCTCCAAGAGGTTCTGCTCCATGACTTGCGCTAAGAG GTATAACGTGAGCTGTAGTCACCAGTTCCGgctgaagagaaaaaagatgaaagagttTCAAGAAGCCAACTATGCTCGTGTTCGTCGGCGTGGACCTCGCCGCAGCTCCTCTGACATCGCCCGTGCCAAGATCCAGGGCAAGCGCCACCGG GGTCAAGAGGACTCTAGCAGGGGTTCAGATAATTCTAGTTACGATGAAGCACTCTCTCCAACGTCTCCTGGGCCTTTATCTGTGAGAACTGGGCATGGAGAACGTGACCTGGGGAACCCCAATACAGCGCCGCCGACGCCGGAATTACATGGCATCAACCCAGTGTTCCTGTCCAGCAATCCTAGCCGTTGGAGCGTAGAAGAGGTGTATGAATTCATCGCTTCTCTACAAG GCTGCCAAGAGATTGCAGAGGAGTTTCGTTCCCAGGAGATTGATGGACAGGCCCTTTTATTACTTAAAGAGGAACATCTCATGAGTGCCATGAATATCAAGTTGGGCCCTGCCCTCAAGATCTGCGCCAAGATAAACGTCCTCAAGGAGACCTAA
- the PHC1 gene encoding polyhomeotic-like protein 1 isoform X5 — MGLESERGLWEPWTSIMETESEQNSTSTNGSSSSGGSSRPQIAQMSLYERQAVQALQALQRQPNAAQYFHQFMLQQQLSNAQLHSLAAVQQATIAASRQASSPNSSSAPQQTTTTQASINLATTSAAQLISRSQSVSSPSATTLTQSVLLGNTTSPPLNQSQAQMYLRVQNLAVRNQQASAQGPQMQGSAQKAIPPGASPVSSLSQASSQALAVAQASSGASGQSLNLSQAGGGSGSSIPGSMGPGGGGQAPGGLGQLPSSGMGGGGTCPRKGTGVVQPLPTAQAVTVSQGSQTEAESAAAKKAEADGAGQQNVGMNLTRTATPAPSQTLISSATYTQIQPHSLIQQQQQIHLQQKQVVIQQQIAIHHQQQFQHRQSQLLHTATHLQLAQQQQQQQPPPPPPPPATTLTAPQPPQVPPTQQVPPSQSQQQAQTLVVQPMLQSSSLSLPPDPTPKPPIPIQSKLPVAPLKPPQLGAAKMSATQQPPPHIPVQVVGTRQPGSAQAQALGLAQLAAAVPTSRGVPGTGQPGQAHLASSPPSSQAPGALQECPPALASGMTLAPVQGTAHVVKGGAAATSPAVAPVPAAFYMQSVHLPSKPQTLAVKRKAESEEERDDVSTLGSMLPAKASPVAESPKAMEEKSSLGEKAEPVTGVNANTPSSDLVALAPAPSAPPPTLAMVSRQMGDSKPPQAIVKPQILTHIIEGFVIQEGAEPFPVGCSQLLKESEKPLQTSLPTGLNENQPGGPLGGDSPSVELDEKANLLKCEYCGKYAPAEQFRGSKRFCSMTCAKRYNVSCSHQFRLKRKKMKEFQEANYARVRRRGPRRSSSDIARAKIQGKRHRGQEDSSRGSDNSSYDEALSPTSPGPLSVRTGHGERDLGNPNTAPPTPELHGINPVFLSSNPSRWSVEEVYEFIASLQGCQEIAEEFRSQEIDGQALLLLKEEHLMSAMNIKLGPALKICAKINVLKET, encoded by the exons ATGG GTCTTGAGTCAGAGCGTGGGCTTTGGGAACCCTGGACCAGTATCATGGAGACGGAGAGCGAGCAGAACTCCACCTCCACCAATGGGAGCTCCAGCTCTGGGGGTAGCTCTCGGCCCCAGATAGCCCAGATGTCGCTGTATGAACGGCAAGCAGTGCAG GCTCTGCAGGCCCTGCAGCGGCAGCCCAATGCTGCTCAGTACTTCCACCAGTTCATGCTGCAGCAGCAGCTCAGCAATGCCCAGCTGCATAGCCTGGCTGCCGTCCAGCAG GCCACAATTGCTGCCAGTCGGCAGGCTAGCTCGCCAAACAGCAGCAGCGCACCACAGCAGACCACCACCACCCAGGCCTCG ATCAATCTGGCCACCACGTCAGCCGCCCAGCTCATCAGCCGATCCCAGAGCGTGAGCTCTCCCAGTGCTACTACTTTGACCCAATCTGTGCTACTGGGGAACaccacctccccacctctcaaCCAGTCCCAGGCCCAGATGTATCTACGG GTGCAGAATTTGGCAGTGAGGAACCAACAGGCCTCAGCCCAAGGACCCCAAATGCAAGGCTCTGCTCAGAAGGCCATTCCTCCTGGGGCCTCCCCTGTCTCTAGCCTCTCCCAGGCCTCTAGCCAGGCCCTAGCTGTGGCTCAGGCATCCTCTGGGGCCTCAGGCCAGTCCCTAAACCTCAGTCAAGCTGGTGGAGGCAGTGGAAGTAGCATCCCAGGGTCCATGGGTCCAGGTGGAGGTGGCCAGGCACCTGGGGGCTTGGGTCAGTTGCCTTCCTCAGGAATGGGTGGTGGTGGGACCTGTCCCAGGAAGGGCACAGGAGTGGTGCAGCCCTTGCCTACAGCCCAGGCAGTGACTGTGAGTCAGGGAAGCCAGACGGAAGCAGAAAGCGCGGCGGCCAAGAAGGCAGAAGCAGATGGGGCTGGTCAGCAGAATGTGGGCATGAACTTGACACGGACAGCTACACCTGCTCCCAGCCAGACCCTTATTAGCTCAG CCACCTACACGCAGATCCAGCCGCATTCCCTgattcagcagcagcagcagatccACCTCCAGCAGAAGCAGGTGGTGATCCAGCAGCAAATCGCCATCCACCACCAGCAGCAGTTCCAGCACCGCCAGTCGCAGCTCCTCCACACCGCCACACACCTCCAGctggcccagcagcagcagcagcagcagccaccgCCACCTCCGCCACCGCCAGCCACCACTCTCACTGCCCCTCAGCCACCGCAGGTCCCACCCACGCAGCAGGTCCCGCCTTCCCAGTCCCAGCAGCAAGCCCAGACCCTGGTGGTTCAGCCCATGCTTCAGTCTTCATCCTTGTCCCTCCCGCCTGACCCAACCCCCAAGCCCCCCATCCCCATCCAGTCCAAGCTGCCCGTGGCACCTCTCAAGCCTCCTCAGTTAGGGGCCGCCAAGATGTCAGCTACCCAGCAACCACCGCCCCACATCCCCGTGCAGGTCGTGGGCACCCGGCAGCCAGGGTCTGCCCAGGCGCAGGCCCTGGGGTTGGCACAGCTGGCGGCTGCTGTACCTACTTCCCGGGGGGTGCCCGGCACAGGGCAGCCTGGTCAGGCCCATTTGGCCTCCTCGCCACCGTCGTCCCAGGCTCCTGGTGCACTGCAAGAGTGCCCTCCCGCCTTGGCATCTGGAATGACCCTCGCTCCCGTGCAGGGGACAGCGCATGTGGTAAAGGGCGGGGCTGCCGCCACCTCACCTGCAGTAGCCCCGGTACCTGCTGCCTTCTACATGCAGTCTGTGCACCTGCCG AGCAAACCCCAGACATTGGCTGTCAAACGGAAGGCAGAatctgaggaggagagagacgaTGTCTCCACACTGGGTTCAATGCTTCCTGCCAAGGCATCTCCagtagcagagagcccaaaggcCATGGAGGAGAAAAGCAGTCTTGGAG AGAAAGCTGAACCGGTGACCGGTGTGAATGCTAATACTCCAAGCAGTGACCTAGTAGCCTTGGCTCCTGCCCCATCAGCACCCCCTCCCACACTAGCCATGGTGTCCAGACAAATGGGTGACTCAAAACCCCCACAGGCCATCGTGAAGCCCCAGATTCTCACCCACATCATCGAAGGCTTCGTTATCCAGGAAGGAGCCGAGCCTTTCCCG GTGGGCTGTTCTCAGCTACTGAAAGAGTCTGAGAAGCCGCTGCAGACCAGCCTCCCGACAGGCCTGAATGAGAATCAGCCAGGTGGCCCCTTGGGAGGGGACAGCCCATCTGTTG AGCTAGATGAGAAGGCCAATCTCCTGAAGTGTGAGTACTGCGGGAAGTATGCGCCCGCAGAGCAGTTTCGCGGCTCCAAGAGGTTCTGCTCCATGACTTGCGCTAAGAG GTATAACGTGAGCTGTAGTCACCAGTTCCGgctgaagagaaaaaagatgaaagagttTCAAGAAGCCAACTATGCTCGTGTTCGTCGGCGTGGACCTCGCCGCAGCTCCTCTGACATCGCCCGTGCCAAGATCCAGGGCAAGCGCCACCGG GGTCAAGAGGACTCTAGCAGGGGTTCAGATAATTCTAGTTACGATGAAGCACTCTCTCCAACGTCTCCTGGGCCTTTATCTGTGAGAACTGGGCATGGAGAACGTGACCTGGGGAACCCCAATACAGCGCCGCCGACGCCGGAATTACATGGCATCAACCCAGTGTTCCTGTCCAGCAATCCTAGCCGTTGGAGCGTAGAAGAGGTGTATGAATTCATCGCTTCTCTACAAG GCTGCCAAGAGATTGCAGAGGAGTTTCGTTCCCAGGAGATTGATGGACAGGCCCTTTTATTACTTAAAGAGGAACATCTCATGAGTGCCATGAATATCAAGTTGGGCCCTGCCCTCAAGATCTGCGCCAAGATAAACGTCCTCAAGGAGACCTAA
- the PHC1 gene encoding polyhomeotic-like protein 1 isoform X6, producing the protein MLQQQLSNAQLHSLAAVQQATIAASRQASSPNSSSAPQQTTTTQASINLATTSAAQLISRSQSVSSPSATTLTQSVLLGNTTSPPLNQSQAQMYLRPQLGNLLQVNRTLGRNVPLASQLILMPNGAVAAVQQEVPSAPSPGVHADADQVQNLAVRNQQASAQGPQMQGSAQKAIPPGASPVSSLSQASSQALAVAQASSGASGQSLNLSQAGGGSGSSIPGSMGPGGGGQAPGGLGQLPSSGMGGGGTCPRKGTGVVQPLPTAQAVTVSQGSQTEAESAAAKKAEADGAGQQNVGMNLTRTATPAPSQTLISSATYTQIQPHSLIQQQQQIHLQQKQVVIQQQIAIHHQQQFQHRQSQLLHTATHLQLAQQQQQQQPPPPPPPPATTLTAPQPPQVPPTQQVPPSQSQQQAQTLVVQPMLQSSSLSLPPDPTPKPPIPIQSKLPVAPLKPPQLGAAKMSATQQPPPHIPVQVVGTRQPGSAQAQALGLAQLAAAVPTSRGVPGTGQPGQAHLASSPPSSQAPGALQECPPALASGMTLAPVQGTAHVVKGGAAATSPAVAPVPAAFYMQSVHLPSKPQTLAVKRKAESEEERDDVSTLGSMLPAKASPVAESPKAMEEKSSLGEKAEPVTGVNANTPSSDLVALAPAPSAPPPTLAMVSRQMGDSKPPQAIVKPQILTHIIEGFVIQEGAEPFPVGCSQLLKESEKPLQTSLPTGLNENQPGGPLGGDSPSVELDEKANLLKCEYCGKYAPAEQFRGSKRFCSMTCAKRYNVSCSHQFRLKRKKMKEFQEANYARVRRRGPRRSSSDIARAKIQGKRHRGQEDSSRGSDNSSYDEALSPTSPGPLSVRTGHGERDLGNPNTAPPTPELHGINPVFLSSNPSRWSVEEVYEFIASLQGCQEIAEEFRSQEIDGQALLLLKEEHLMSAMNIKLGPALKICAKINVLKET; encoded by the exons ATGCTGCAGCAGCAGCTCAGCAATGCCCAGCTGCATAGCCTGGCTGCCGTCCAGCAG GCCACAATTGCTGCCAGTCGGCAGGCTAGCTCGCCAAACAGCAGCAGCGCACCACAGCAGACCACCACCACCCAGGCCTCG ATCAATCTGGCCACCACGTCAGCCGCCCAGCTCATCAGCCGATCCCAGAGCGTGAGCTCTCCCAGTGCTACTACTTTGACCCAATCTGTGCTACTGGGGAACaccacctccccacctctcaaCCAGTCCCAGGCCCAGATGTATCTACGG CCACAGCTGGGAAACCTATTGCAGGTAAACCGGACCCTGGGCCGGAATGTGCCTCTAGCCTCCCAGCTCATCCTGATGCCTAACGGGGCGGTGGCTGCGGTCCAGCAGGAGGTGCCATCTGCTCCGTCTCCGGGAGTTCATGCAGATGCAGATCAG GTGCAGAATTTGGCAGTGAGGAACCAACAGGCCTCAGCCCAAGGACCCCAAATGCAAGGCTCTGCTCAGAAGGCCATTCCTCCTGGGGCCTCCCCTGTCTCTAGCCTCTCCCAGGCCTCTAGCCAGGCCCTAGCTGTGGCTCAGGCATCCTCTGGGGCCTCAGGCCAGTCCCTAAACCTCAGTCAAGCTGGTGGAGGCAGTGGAAGTAGCATCCCAGGGTCCATGGGTCCAGGTGGAGGTGGCCAGGCACCTGGGGGCTTGGGTCAGTTGCCTTCCTCAGGAATGGGTGGTGGTGGGACCTGTCCCAGGAAGGGCACAGGAGTGGTGCAGCCCTTGCCTACAGCCCAGGCAGTGACTGTGAGTCAGGGAAGCCAGACGGAAGCAGAAAGCGCGGCGGCCAAGAAGGCAGAAGCAGATGGGGCTGGTCAGCAGAATGTGGGCATGAACTTGACACGGACAGCTACACCTGCTCCCAGCCAGACCCTTATTAGCTCAG CCACCTACACGCAGATCCAGCCGCATTCCCTgattcagcagcagcagcagatccACCTCCAGCAGAAGCAGGTGGTGATCCAGCAGCAAATCGCCATCCACCACCAGCAGCAGTTCCAGCACCGCCAGTCGCAGCTCCTCCACACCGCCACACACCTCCAGctggcccagcagcagcagcagcagcagccaccgCCACCTCCGCCACCGCCAGCCACCACTCTCACTGCCCCTCAGCCACCGCAGGTCCCACCCACGCAGCAGGTCCCGCCTTCCCAGTCCCAGCAGCAAGCCCAGACCCTGGTGGTTCAGCCCATGCTTCAGTCTTCATCCTTGTCCCTCCCGCCTGACCCAACCCCCAAGCCCCCCATCCCCATCCAGTCCAAGCTGCCCGTGGCACCTCTCAAGCCTCCTCAGTTAGGGGCCGCCAAGATGTCAGCTACCCAGCAACCACCGCCCCACATCCCCGTGCAGGTCGTGGGCACCCGGCAGCCAGGGTCTGCCCAGGCGCAGGCCCTGGGGTTGGCACAGCTGGCGGCTGCTGTACCTACTTCCCGGGGGGTGCCCGGCACAGGGCAGCCTGGTCAGGCCCATTTGGCCTCCTCGCCACCGTCGTCCCAGGCTCCTGGTGCACTGCAAGAGTGCCCTCCCGCCTTGGCATCTGGAATGACCCTCGCTCCCGTGCAGGGGACAGCGCATGTGGTAAAGGGCGGGGCTGCCGCCACCTCACCTGCAGTAGCCCCGGTACCTGCTGCCTTCTACATGCAGTCTGTGCACCTGCCG AGCAAACCCCAGACATTGGCTGTCAAACGGAAGGCAGAatctgaggaggagagagacgaTGTCTCCACACTGGGTTCAATGCTTCCTGCCAAGGCATCTCCagtagcagagagcccaaaggcCATGGAGGAGAAAAGCAGTCTTGGAG AGAAAGCTGAACCGGTGACCGGTGTGAATGCTAATACTCCAAGCAGTGACCTAGTAGCCTTGGCTCCTGCCCCATCAGCACCCCCTCCCACACTAGCCATGGTGTCCAGACAAATGGGTGACTCAAAACCCCCACAGGCCATCGTGAAGCCCCAGATTCTCACCCACATCATCGAAGGCTTCGTTATCCAGGAAGGAGCCGAGCCTTTCCCG GTGGGCTGTTCTCAGCTACTGAAAGAGTCTGAGAAGCCGCTGCAGACCAGCCTCCCGACAGGCCTGAATGAGAATCAGCCAGGTGGCCCCTTGGGAGGGGACAGCCCATCTGTTG AGCTAGATGAGAAGGCCAATCTCCTGAAGTGTGAGTACTGCGGGAAGTATGCGCCCGCAGAGCAGTTTCGCGGCTCCAAGAGGTTCTGCTCCATGACTTGCGCTAAGAG GTATAACGTGAGCTGTAGTCACCAGTTCCGgctgaagagaaaaaagatgaaagagttTCAAGAAGCCAACTATGCTCGTGTTCGTCGGCGTGGACCTCGCCGCAGCTCCTCTGACATCGCCCGTGCCAAGATCCAGGGCAAGCGCCACCGG GGTCAAGAGGACTCTAGCAGGGGTTCAGATAATTCTAGTTACGATGAAGCACTCTCTCCAACGTCTCCTGGGCCTTTATCTGTGAGAACTGGGCATGGAGAACGTGACCTGGGGAACCCCAATACAGCGCCGCCGACGCCGGAATTACATGGCATCAACCCAGTGTTCCTGTCCAGCAATCCTAGCCGTTGGAGCGTAGAAGAGGTGTATGAATTCATCGCTTCTCTACAAG GCTGCCAAGAGATTGCAGAGGAGTTTCGTTCCCAGGAGATTGATGGACAGGCCCTTTTATTACTTAAAGAGGAACATCTCATGAGTGCCATGAATATCAAGTTGGGCCCTGCCCTCAAGATCTGCGCCAAGATAAACGTCCTCAAGGAGACCTAA